In Methanobacterium petrolearium, one genomic interval encodes:
- a CDS encoding DUF2115 domain-containing protein has product MIIKDLDLSGKIKKNDLLMALKGEANQLHINDFIKTCSFLKKSMEHVHPHYQEEYIKMYTEGYLMGYKDVKNDKTSYQGYVDGEKLGESIELLENQEKRMEEEFGKQNRSFKPYLVMSLYTTFILEEPVHPVGTPFPGGLKVRKDKGIYYCPVKDNNENNPLAVCGFCIAQQEPDM; this is encoded by the coding sequence ATGATTATAAAAGACTTGGATTTATCAGGGAAAATAAAGAAAAATGATCTCTTAATGGCACTGAAGGGGGAAGCCAACCAGTTACACATCAACGACTTTATCAAAACCTGCAGTTTCCTCAAAAAGAGCATGGAACATGTGCACCCCCATTACCAGGAAGAATACATAAAAATGTACACTGAGGGCTATTTAATGGGATATAAGGATGTTAAAAATGATAAAACGTCTTATCAAGGATACGTTGATGGTGAAAAACTGGGAGAATCTATAGAACTTCTGGAAAACCAGGAAAAAAGGATGGAAGAAGAATTTGGTAAACAAAATCGATCTTTTAAACCTTACTTGGTCATGTCACTTTATACAACTTTTATTCTGGAGGAACCAGTACATCCAGTGGGTACGCCTTTCCCTGGAGGTTTGAAGGTTCGCAAAGATAAAGGGATTTATTACTGTCCTGTAAAGGATAACAATGAAAATAATCCATTGGCTGTTTGTGGTTTCTGCATTGCTCAGCAAGAACCTGATATGTGA
- a CDS encoding UbiA family prenyltransferase: MNIKYDYSRHLTILINESIYGGYLTALAAPCFVLTTSLVTSTRVDWPILCISYLLPLIVYSYDYHQDVGKEDNVNSERFMYLEKNARYYPVFLISYVILLISLLFIFSSHQLIIFIVILTGGGLLYATALKGLTKRIPVFKNIYTGLTWSLGGTFFIPFYYSLEISLSFLIVFVCITLRAIMDAIFFDLKDLRSDAAEGLKTLPVLLGKNNTINFLHSINLISFIPIIAGVYFKVLPLYAFALLAFYFYTFYYLKMSKKAIDSGSWGNLCYIADFEFIIWPLFLFGVITIFKNILC; this comes from the coding sequence TTGAACATTAAATATGACTATTCAAGGCATTTAACAATATTAATAAATGAAAGTATTTACGGGGGCTATTTAACGGCCTTAGCAGCACCTTGTTTTGTTTTAACGACATCGTTAGTTACCAGTACCCGGGTGGATTGGCCTATATTGTGTATTTCTTATTTACTTCCTTTAATAGTCTACAGTTATGATTATCATCAAGATGTAGGGAAAGAAGATAATGTAAACTCGGAAAGATTTATGTATTTAGAGAAAAATGCCCGTTACTATCCAGTCTTCCTGATATCTTATGTTATTCTGCTGATTTCATTGTTATTTATTTTTTCCAGCCACCAACTCATAATATTCATTGTCATACTTACTGGGGGAGGTTTGTTATACGCAACAGCTCTAAAAGGTTTGACTAAACGAATCCCGGTTTTCAAGAACATTTATACAGGATTAACCTGGTCATTGGGAGGAACATTTTTCATTCCCTTTTATTATTCACTGGAAATAAGTCTATCTTTCTTAATTGTATTTGTATGTATAACATTAAGGGCCATAATGGATGCCATATTTTTTGACTTAAAGGATTTAAGAAGTGATGCTGCTGAGGGGCTGAAAACGTTACCAGTACTCCTGGGAAAAAACAATACCATAAATTTTTTGCATTCTATAAACTTAATATCTTTCATACCCATAATAGCAGGGGTTTACTTCAAAGTTCTTCCATTATATGCTTTCGCTTTGCTGGCTTTTTATTTTTATACATTTTATTATTTAAAAATGTCCAAAAAAGCCATAGATTCAGGGTCATGGGGTAATCTGTGCTATATTGCAGATTTTGAATTTATAATCTGGCCCCTCTTTCTATTTGGTGTTATCACGATATTTAAAAATATTTTATGTTGA
- a CDS encoding CopG family ribbon-helix-helix protein — translation MTKKKSVYIRLEPEYIEKIDRIAKKEDRSRSYIIRRLIMNGLGKK, via the coding sequence ATGACAAAAAAGAAGAGTGTTTACATCCGTCTGGAACCAGAGTATATTGAAAAAATTGACAGGATAGCTAAAAAAGAAGATCGATCAAGGTCATATATTATACGCAGATTGATCATGAATGGACTGGGGAAAAAGTAA
- a CDS encoding response regulator: MEPASVIIVEDEKITAMELKQKLVEAGYLVPAIVSNGKEAINTVAEIRPDLVLMDIVLPGNTDGIQAAQKISSLDIPVVFLTAYSDKDTLQRAKSTSPYGYIIKPYSDKELQLVIGTTLQKHEEYRKKVESIRNKGLGRGVPSKSPAEEVSWEERPRILIVEDEIITAMDLAAELGEMGYLVVDTVGTGYEAIRKAELFRPDLILMDIVLGGELDGIEVAEQLRDLDIPVVYLSAYTDDVTVEKVKKTFPYGYLPKPYQIDELYSTLETALQQHKSETEKIVKIDHKITVKEEELKIEKKAVFFISAVILSLIIYGVVTQNMTWLMYLLFIPAIYNLFIVIVSLKSQSVPVECRNMPFVSILIPAHNEEFTIESCVRSLAELDYYHGDERNYEIIVINDGSTDGTGPLLTGLKKEFDFLQIITRKPPRASKGKGYVLNDGIKICQGDVVAVFDADARIKPDFLSKIVPYMDEEDVAGVQARVRMYNADRNVLTRMQEVEFAIFGNVILKARDIMGKSSFLGGNGQLTRKKFVEDIECWDGFAVTEDLNLSIKLMLDGSKIRYCPEAVVWQEAVPKWKDFFRQRVRWATGNLETLFVYLTPIINAKIPFYKKIDSIQYLVFLLFTAFVMLGYVVFLLNLGQIYRFTMGAPLFIGLISTVAFFPGVMLGIHRDKVGILRLLILAVAYWAYCLYLIPLFFAAFIHMITRKERHWAKTKHTGD; encoded by the coding sequence ATGGAACCTGCATCAGTAATAATCGTGGAAGATGAGAAGATCACTGCCATGGAACTCAAACAGAAACTGGTTGAAGCCGGTTACTTAGTGCCAGCCATAGTGTCCAACGGAAAAGAAGCCATCAATACTGTGGCTGAAATAAGACCGGACCTGGTGCTTATGGACATTGTGCTCCCGGGAAATACTGATGGGATACAGGCCGCTCAAAAAATCAGTTCACTGGACATTCCTGTAGTATTCTTAACTGCTTATTCTGATAAAGATACCCTGCAAAGAGCTAAATCCACTTCTCCTTATGGTTACATCATTAAACCTTACTCTGACAAAGAGTTGCAGTTAGTAATAGGAACTACTCTCCAAAAACATGAAGAATATCGCAAAAAAGTTGAAAGTATTCGGAATAAGGGATTGGGAAGGGGTGTGCCCTCAAAAAGCCCGGCTGAAGAGGTTTCGTGGGAGGAACGTCCTCGAATACTTATAGTGGAAGATGAGATTATCACTGCCATGGATTTGGCTGCAGAATTGGGAGAAATGGGATATCTGGTTGTAGACACCGTGGGCACTGGTTACGAAGCCATTCGAAAGGCAGAGTTATTCCGTCCGGATCTGATTCTGATGGATATTGTATTGGGTGGTGAATTGGATGGTATCGAGGTGGCAGAACAGCTCCGTGACCTGGATATTCCTGTAGTTTATCTGAGTGCTTACACAGATGATGTTACTGTGGAAAAAGTCAAAAAAACTTTCCCCTATGGTTATCTTCCTAAACCATACCAGATTGATGAACTTTACAGTACCCTGGAAACTGCTCTACAACAACATAAATCAGAGACAGAGAAAATAGTAAAAATAGATCATAAAATCACTGTTAAAGAAGAAGAATTGAAAATAGAAAAAAAGGCTGTATTCTTTATAAGTGCAGTGATTCTTTCATTAATTATTTATGGAGTGGTTACTCAAAATATGACCTGGCTCATGTATTTACTATTCATTCCTGCAATTTACAACCTTTTTATAGTCATAGTGAGCCTTAAAAGTCAGTCAGTCCCAGTTGAATGCAGGAATATGCCTTTTGTCAGCATACTTATCCCTGCTCATAATGAGGAGTTCACGATTGAGAGTTGTGTTCGTTCCCTGGCAGAACTGGATTATTATCATGGTGATGAACGTAATTATGAAATAATTGTTATCAATGATGGTTCAACTGATGGAACTGGTCCTCTTTTGACGGGACTAAAGAAAGAATTTGATTTTTTACAGATAATAACCCGAAAACCTCCTAGAGCGAGTAAAGGAAAAGGATATGTCTTGAATGATGGTATAAAAATCTGTCAAGGAGATGTTGTTGCTGTTTTTGATGCTGATGCTCGTATTAAACCTGATTTTCTCAGTAAGATAGTTCCTTACATGGATGAGGAAGATGTGGCTGGGGTGCAGGCCAGGGTGCGCATGTACAATGCTGACCGGAATGTTCTCACCAGGATGCAGGAAGTGGAATTTGCCATTTTTGGTAATGTGATTCTTAAAGCTCGGGATATTATGGGCAAATCCAGTTTCCTGGGAGGTAACGGCCAGTTAACTCGCAAAAAATTTGTTGAAGACATTGAATGTTGGGATGGGTTTGCAGTTACTGAAGACCTGAACCTGAGTATCAAACTAATGTTGGATGGTAGTAAAATACGTTACTGTCCTGAAGCAGTGGTTTGGCAGGAAGCTGTGCCAAAATGGAAAGATTTCTTCAGGCAAAGAGTCAGGTGGGCTACGGGGAACCTGGAAACCCTCTTTGTTTACTTGACCCCCATAATAAATGCCAAAATACCATTTTATAAGAAGATAGACTCTATACAGTACCTGGTTTTCCTCCTATTTACCGCCTTTGTAATGTTAGGTTACGTGGTTTTTTTACTGAATCTGGGACAGATCTACAGATTCACCATGGGCGCTCCACTATTTATCGGCCTCATATCCACTGTAGCCTTTTTCCCAGGAGTTATGTTGGGAATCCATCGAGATAAGGTGGGTATTTTAAGGTTATTGATTCTGGCTGTGGCGTACTGGGCTTACTGTCTTTATCTTATTCCCCTCTTTTTCGCAGCATTCATACACATGATAACCCGTAAGGAAAGGCACTGGGCCAAAACCAAACATACAGGGGATTGA
- a CDS encoding DUF2115 domain-containing protein, translated as METKLTELDFDCKISKMDLMKVLKNEARSIHILDIMKASNFLRDDAKFMPTKERDDYITRFTRAFFTRIKDIKDDQLKYSGDVNPGKLMEFLKVQYEQSKNSHNEDELCFHHIARVVSTYTTFIREESIHPVGTRFPGGFTLRYVNGLYMCPVKDKQKDTPSALCRFCVSVQDESVES; from the coding sequence ATGGAAACTAAACTTACTGAACTGGATTTTGACTGTAAGATTAGTAAAATGGATCTCATGAAAGTTTTGAAAAATGAAGCAAGATCCATACATATTCTGGATATAATGAAAGCTTCCAATTTCCTGAGGGATGATGCCAAGTTCATGCCTACGAAGGAGCGTGATGATTATATTACCAGGTTCACCAGGGCCTTTTTCACCAGGATTAAGGATATAAAAGATGACCAGTTAAAATATTCTGGAGATGTGAATCCCGGGAAACTCATGGAGTTTCTAAAAGTGCAATATGAACAGTCAAAAAACTCCCATAATGAAGATGAGTTATGTTTCCATCACATAGCTCGAGTAGTTTCCACTTACACTACATTTATACGTGAAGAATCCATCCATCCGGTGGGAACCAGATTTCCCGGTGGTTTCACCCTGCGTTATGTTAATGGACTTTACATGTGCCCAGTTAAAGATAAACAGAAGGATACTCCCAGTGCACTGTGCAGATTCTGTGTTTCGGTTCAGGATGAAAGTGTAGAAAGTTGA
- a CDS encoding sensor histidine kinase, whose protein sequence is MNPYALISLTAFMVCFFLGNFIYHKNPKNQLNIMIALLAIFVGLMAFVEFEYRQAIDFSTAYFWLKVSVLWPIVPPIVLHIALIFTEKTYLLKNKLAYLLIYGPAFIMAILALYTNWLLIGIVKEYWGWTYLYPVNTLLFDAMTVWTVVCSLVAAGLCFAYYIKAKNLKRLQAKYVMVGIYLPLIISLVSDLVLPSTAIRVPEMSMTMSTIGISFISYGIWKYRFPALTTAAVADDIVSTMSNFLILLDHENKIITVNQATVDLLGYSEKEIITKPVRILFSDINQYNTFSDAILKNNSANNIETYLKSKSGEIIPVFLSKSVIRSDDSRIVGIVCIGNDIVDIKKAETKIKSSLQEKELLLREIHHRVKNNLQIISSLLNLQSEYVKDQKDLELWQENITRIKSMAIIHDELYHTPSVANINLRDYLTSFLNYIYFHYDARKIKMNIDVEDIKLNVDTAIPCGLILNELVTNSIKYAFPGETKGEIHTTVHSEDNDIILTVKDNGIGFPDDVDFRNTETLGLKLVVSLTYQLNGKIELNKEDGTEFTIIFQELKYKKRI, encoded by the coding sequence ATGAACCCCTACGCATTAATCTCCCTCACTGCATTCATGGTGTGCTTTTTTCTAGGTAATTTTATTTACCATAAAAATCCTAAAAACCAGTTAAATATAATGATTGCACTATTGGCTATATTTGTTGGATTGATGGCATTTGTAGAATTTGAATACAGGCAGGCTATTGATTTTAGTACAGCCTACTTCTGGCTTAAAGTAAGTGTCCTATGGCCAATAGTTCCTCCAATTGTTTTGCATATTGCACTTATTTTCACTGAGAAAACCTACCTTTTAAAAAATAAACTCGCTTATCTTCTAATTTATGGACCTGCATTCATCATGGCTATTTTGGCCTTATACACCAACTGGCTACTGATAGGAATTGTAAAAGAGTACTGGGGTTGGACTTATTTATACCCAGTTAATACCTTATTATTTGATGCAATGACGGTCTGGACAGTAGTTTGCAGCTTAGTAGCAGCAGGATTATGCTTTGCTTATTATATTAAAGCAAAAAATCTAAAAAGATTACAAGCAAAATATGTGATGGTGGGAATTTATCTTCCCCTAATTATAAGTTTGGTCAGTGATCTGGTACTTCCTTCTACAGCCATTAGAGTACCTGAGATGTCAATGACCATGTCCACAATTGGCATAAGCTTTATCAGCTATGGTATTTGGAAGTACAGATTTCCTGCCTTAACCACTGCTGCAGTTGCCGATGATATAGTTTCTACCATGTCCAACTTTCTAATCCTACTTGACCATGAAAATAAAATTATAACTGTTAACCAGGCTACCGTAGATCTTCTGGGGTACAGTGAGAAAGAAATAATAACAAAACCAGTAAGAATCCTCTTTAGTGATATCAACCAATATAACACATTTAGTGACGCTATTTTAAAAAATAATTCTGCAAATAATATTGAAACCTATCTAAAATCCAAAAGTGGCGAAATTATCCCGGTTTTCCTATCAAAATCAGTTATCAGAAGTGATGATTCTAGAATTGTAGGGATCGTCTGTATTGGTAACGATATTGTGGATATTAAGAAAGCTGAAACTAAGATAAAATCATCACTTCAAGAAAAAGAATTATTACTTAGGGAAATACATCATCGTGTTAAAAATAACCTGCAGATTATTTCAAGTCTTTTGAATCTTCAGTCTGAATACGTTAAAGACCAGAAAGATCTTGAACTCTGGCAAGAAAACATAACTCGTATTAAATCAATGGCAATTATCCATGATGAACTCTATCACACCCCTAGTGTTGCCAATATAAATTTAAGAGATTACTTAACTAGCTTCTTAAATTACATCTATTTCCATTATGATGCAAGGAAAATAAAGATGAATATTGATGTGGAAGATATAAAATTAAATGTGGACACTGCAATTCCATGTGGCCTTATTTTAAATGAACTGGTGACTAATTCCATAAAATACGCTTTTCCAGGAGAAACTAAAGGGGAAATACACACCACAGTCCATTCAGAAGATAATGATATCATTTTAACTGTAAAAGACAATGGAATTGGTTTTCCTGATGATGTAGATTTTAGAAATACCGAGACTTTGGGTTTAAAATTAGTAGTTTCCTTAACTTACCAATTAAATGGGAAAATCGAACTGAATAAGGAAGATGGAACTGAATTTACCATAATTTTCCAGGAATTAAAATATAAAAAAAGGATTTGA
- a CDS encoding type II toxin-antitoxin system RelE family toxin, producing the protein MNNIQKNNFSEGYSDKNYLNTGYPVISREYHTQLNEIREKVKQGHCSTLKDCLLLFEDLWDASPAYEIMFSHRFQKEMEKLSHKDPEQYKHVLKKMEQIQAKPLHYKPLSGDLHGARRVHVGDFVLIYEFKDDLIIFHDYKHHNQIYMDTID; encoded by the coding sequence GTGAACAATATCCAAAAAAATAACTTCAGTGAAGGTTATTCTGATAAGAATTATCTTAATACTGGATATCCAGTTATTTCCAGGGAATATCATACCCAACTGAATGAAATTCGGGAAAAGGTTAAACAAGGCCATTGTTCTACTTTGAAAGATTGTTTGTTGCTCTTTGAAGATTTGTGGGATGCGTCCCCTGCATATGAAATCATGTTTTCCCATAGGTTTCAGAAGGAAATGGAAAAACTGTCACATAAAGACCCAGAACAGTACAAACATGTTTTGAAAAAAATGGAACAAATCCAAGCCAAACCCTTGCACTACAAACCATTAAGTGGTGATCTTCATGGTGCTAGAAGGGTACACGTAGGTGATTTTGTGTTGATTTATGAATTCAAGGATGATCTGATAATTTTTCATGATTACAAACATCATAATCAGATTTATATGGATACTATAGACTAA